In the genome of Microbacterium endophyticum, one region contains:
- a CDS encoding fasciclin domain-containing protein: MFSTKTRISAGISLAFVGALALSACSGSGSTTEGSSSEPMDSSTPMAEETMSSDAYANLVGAGCADYDAAVPDGSGSVAGMAEDPVATAASNNPILTTLTAAVSGGLNPDVNLVDTLNGGEFTVFAPVDDAFAKIDSATIDTLKTDSDLLTKILTYHVVPGEIEPADIVGTHDTVEGSTLEVTGSGDDLMVNGESMVICGGVQTANAVVYLVDTVLMPTE, encoded by the coding sequence ATGTTCAGCACCAAGACTCGCATCAGCGCCGGAATCTCGCTCGCCTTTGTTGGCGCCCTCGCCCTGTCGGCATGTTCCGGCTCCGGCAGCACCACCGAAGGATCGTCGTCGGAGCCGATGGACTCATCGACGCCGATGGCCGAAGAGACAATGTCGTCTGACGCTTACGCAAACCTCGTCGGCGCCGGTTGCGCCGATTACGACGCTGCTGTTCCCGACGGGTCGGGTTCGGTTGCCGGAATGGCTGAAGACCCGGTAGCGACGGCTGCCTCGAACAACCCCATCCTCACCACGCTGACTGCAGCAGTGAGCGGCGGCTTGAATCCCGACGTCAACCTCGTTGACACTCTCAACGGTGGCGAGTTCACAGTGTTCGCACCGGTTGACGACGCGTTCGCGAAGATCGACTCGGCGACGATCGACACCCTCAAGACTGACAGCGACCTGCTGACAAAGATCCTCACCTACCACGTGGTACCCGGTGAGATCGAGCCCGCCGACATCGTCGGTACCCACGACACCGTAGAGGGCTCGACCCTCGAGGTGACCGGTAGCGGCGACGACCTCATGGTCAACGGCGAGTCCATGGTTATTTGTGGTGGCGTCCAGACCGCCAACGCGGTTGTGTACCTGGTTGACACGGTACTCATGCCCACCGAGTAA
- the sigK gene encoding ECF RNA polymerase sigma factor SigK: MLDVMVIDGLDVPEDGGPSVDHVAELLLAVAQGDQSAFARLYDMISSRVFGLIVRVLVDRSQSEEVLQEVFLEIWQSASKFAPNKGQGRSWVFTMAHRRAVDRVRSAQSSADRDVRAGFKDMGVAHDGVSEEAELRIEGRRVAQAVSTLPEAQREALTLAYYGGYSQSEIAALVGAPLGTIKTRMRDGLTRLRAEMGVTS, from the coding sequence ATGCTGGATGTCATGGTGATTGACGGCCTCGACGTTCCCGAAGACGGGGGTCCCTCAGTCGATCACGTTGCCGAACTTCTGCTGGCGGTCGCTCAAGGCGATCAGTCCGCGTTCGCCCGGCTATACGACATGATCTCTTCGCGCGTGTTCGGTCTTATCGTGCGGGTACTCGTCGATCGCTCTCAGAGCGAAGAGGTGCTTCAAGAGGTGTTCTTGGAGATCTGGCAATCCGCCAGCAAGTTCGCTCCGAATAAGGGCCAAGGAAGATCGTGGGTATTCACGATGGCACACCGACGAGCTGTTGACCGTGTGCGGTCAGCGCAGTCGAGTGCTGATCGTGATGTGCGTGCGGGATTCAAAGATATGGGCGTCGCACATGATGGCGTCTCGGAGGAGGCGGAGTTGCGCATCGAAGGACGTCGGGTGGCCCAAGCTGTCTCGACGCTGCCCGAAGCACAACGAGAAGCTCTGACCCTTGCTTACTACGGCGGCTACAGTCAGAGCGAAATCGCGGCCCTCGTTGGGGCTCCGCTGGGAACAATCAAAACAAGAATGAGAGACGGCCTCACTAGGCTGCGAGCAGAAATGGGGGTGACATCGTGA
- a CDS encoding anti-sigma factor → MRKEEFAELSAGHALGALSPEDQTAFADAMLEHPEWADLVSDDLNTAAALADTIPAVAPPRALREGILAQINSVTPLAVTESEDAVSRSRPARGRWGSRAWFALAASLALVLGIGGGAVYVSQQLSTPASVVALDRIEQAADAQSATTTLADGGEATLHWSASEGEAVLVSDGLPTLTEAQAFELWYVRDGEAIAAGVFDASNGEATAVLSGEMHEGDVIAVTVEAAGGSADGQPTSTPIIAIETGA, encoded by the coding sequence GTGAGAAAAGAAGAGTTTGCTGAACTATCGGCAGGACACGCACTTGGCGCGCTGTCGCCCGAAGACCAGACTGCTTTCGCTGACGCGATGCTCGAGCACCCCGAATGGGCCGACCTCGTCTCCGACGATCTCAACACTGCTGCGGCGCTTGCTGACACGATTCCTGCTGTTGCCCCGCCACGTGCGCTGCGTGAGGGAATCCTCGCGCAAATTAATTCGGTGACACCTCTCGCTGTGACCGAATCGGAAGATGCTGTCTCGCGTTCTCGTCCAGCTCGTGGACGATGGGGCTCTCGCGCATGGTTTGCGCTGGCGGCATCCCTCGCCCTCGTCCTCGGAATCGGTGGCGGCGCCGTATACGTTTCGCAGCAGTTGAGCACACCGGCATCCGTCGTGGCTCTCGACCGCATCGAACAAGCCGCTGATGCGCAAAGCGCAACGACAACTCTCGCCGATGGGGGAGAAGCGACCCTGCACTGGTCAGCATCGGAAGGTGAAGCTGTGCTCGTCTCCGACGGGCTGCCGACCCTCACCGAAGCGCAGGCCTTCGAGCTTTGGTATGTGCGCGACGGCGAAGCGATCGCCGCGGGCGTGTTCGACGCGTCGAACGGAGAAGCAACAGCTGTTCTCAGCGGAGAAATGCACGAGGGTGACGTCATCGCGGTCACCGTCGAAGCTGCCGGTGGTTCGGCAGATGGCCAACCGACCTCGACTCCGATCATTGCGATCGAAACCGGCGCCTAA
- a CDS encoding DNA-directed RNA polymerase subunit beta: protein MSDESREFHKPIRRPAELFDRLFAADDPAEVSRVAHGTAAALLSRVREDPEANVVDRLVDFTRDHGIDDIAELWSRSPARSLPGTLWRLYLVQLMIHEDPQTAALLYERGRTDTSTADEIVAGAPAPAGPEELVALVDLIMRGVFQGDFAVALERASAFCRLEATGAAHLADDYDATEPERASAFTTRALRLTTYATDLASAATLWRKDALT, encoded by the coding sequence ATGAGTGATGAGTCGAGGGAATTCCACAAGCCCATCCGCCGGCCCGCAGAGCTCTTCGATCGCCTTTTCGCAGCCGATGACCCGGCCGAAGTCTCTCGCGTCGCCCACGGCACTGCCGCTGCTCTCCTTTCGCGGGTGCGTGAAGACCCCGAGGCTAACGTCGTCGATCGCCTCGTCGATTTCACGCGCGATCATGGCATCGACGACATCGCCGAGTTGTGGTCGCGCTCACCCGCTCGGTCCTTGCCCGGAACCCTCTGGCGGCTGTACCTCGTGCAGTTGATGATCCACGAAGATCCGCAGACGGCTGCTTTGCTCTACGAGCGCGGACGCACAGATACATCCACTGCCGACGAGATCGTAGCTGGCGCGCCAGCGCCTGCGGGTCCGGAAGAGCTCGTGGCCCTCGTCGACCTGATTATGCGGGGTGTTTTCCAAGGCGACTTCGCGGTGGCTCTCGAGCGCGCATCGGCCTTCTGCCGCCTTGAAGCGACGGGCGCAGCCCACCTCGCCGACGACTACGACGCGACTGAGCCCGAGCGTGCATCAGCATTCACAACGCGTGCCTTGCGATTGACGACATATGCGACAGATCTCGCGTCCGCTGCGACGCTCTGGCGAAAAGACGCGCTCACCTAG
- a CDS encoding aminodeoxychorismate lyase: protein MSWRFALLIDPLAADVSLPGYGHTFEVVDPSAPALSVGELSTQRGDGIFESIGVISGHAQEVEAHLERLAHSARLCDLPAPHLTQWREAINVAAAVCPAGECVIKLILSRGIEHGPTPTAWVTAAEAPNNAAVRVNGVRVVTLDRGLDSGASERAPWLLLGAKTLSYAVNMAALRESKRQGADDAIFVSSDGIVLEGPTSSVILRFGDRFVTPQPGAGILHGTTQMSVFEHLTARGHEAAYETITAAELEQADAAWLVSSVRLAAPVSTLNAKKLVMDAEFTASINEYLLSPRD, encoded by the coding sequence ATGTCTTGGCGTTTTGCTCTGCTCATCGACCCGCTCGCAGCCGATGTTTCGCTGCCCGGCTATGGCCACACTTTCGAAGTCGTCGACCCGAGCGCTCCGGCATTGAGCGTGGGGGAACTGAGCACTCAGCGCGGTGACGGAATCTTCGAGTCGATCGGTGTGATTAGCGGTCACGCCCAAGAGGTCGAAGCTCATCTGGAGCGCCTTGCGCACTCTGCGCGGCTGTGCGATCTGCCGGCGCCTCACCTCACACAGTGGCGCGAGGCAATCAACGTTGCCGCGGCCGTCTGCCCAGCGGGCGAGTGCGTCATCAAACTCATTCTCAGCCGCGGTATCGAACACGGCCCGACACCCACCGCATGGGTGACTGCCGCTGAAGCGCCGAATAACGCCGCTGTGCGCGTGAATGGCGTACGAGTTGTCACGCTCGATCGTGGGCTCGACAGCGGCGCATCTGAGCGTGCTCCGTGGCTTTTGCTGGGGGCCAAAACGCTTTCCTATGCGGTCAACATGGCAGCCCTCCGGGAATCAAAGCGTCAAGGAGCGGATGACGCGATCTTTGTTTCTTCTGACGGCATTGTGCTCGAGGGGCCCACATCCTCAGTGATTCTGCGCTTCGGCGACAGGTTCGTGACACCTCAGCCGGGAGCTGGCATCCTCCACGGCACAACTCAGATGAGTGTTTTTGAACACTTGACGGCGCGGGGTCACGAGGCGGCGTACGAAACGATCACGGCGGCAGAGCTCGAACAAGCGGATGCCGCATGGCTCGTCTCGAGCGTGCGACTGGCAGCTCCGGTTTCTACCCTGAACGCAAAAAAACTCGTGATGGATGCCGAGTTCACGGCATCCATCAACGAGTATTTGCTGTCACCGCGCGACTAG
- the pstB gene encoding phosphate ABC transporter ATP-binding protein PstB — protein MSKSIEVNDLNVYYGDFLAVEDVSLMIEPRSVTAFIGPSGCGKSTFLRTLNRMHEVIPGAYVEGEVLLDGDDLYGPGVDPVAVRRDVGMVFQRPNPFPTMSIRDNVLAGVKLNNKRISKSDADDLVENSLKGANLWNEVKDRLDRPGSGLSGGQQQRLCIARAIAVSPDVLLMDEPCSALDPISTYAIEELIGELKNDYTIVIVTHNMQQASRVSEKTAFFNIAGTGKPGKLIEYNDTSAIFTTPAVQATEDYVSGRFG, from the coding sequence GTGTCTAAGAGCATCGAAGTCAACGACCTCAACGTGTACTACGGCGATTTCCTCGCGGTAGAAGACGTGTCGCTGATGATTGAACCCCGATCCGTCACAGCGTTCATCGGCCCTTCCGGCTGTGGCAAGTCGACATTCCTCCGCACGCTCAACCGCATGCATGAAGTGATTCCCGGCGCCTACGTCGAGGGCGAAGTGCTGCTCGACGGTGACGACCTCTACGGTCCAGGCGTCGACCCGGTGGCGGTGCGCCGCGACGTGGGTATGGTCTTCCAGCGGCCGAACCCCTTCCCCACGATGTCGATCCGCGACAACGTGCTCGCCGGTGTGAAGCTCAACAACAAGCGCATCTCGAAGTCAGACGCTGACGACCTCGTAGAGAACTCGCTCAAGGGCGCAAACCTCTGGAACGAAGTGAAGGATCGTCTCGACCGTCCGGGATCAGGACTCTCGGGCGGTCAGCAGCAGCGCCTGTGCATCGCGCGTGCGATTGCCGTCTCCCCCGACGTGCTGCTGATGGACGAGCCTTGCTCGGCCCTTGACCCCATCTCGACGTACGCGATCGAAGAGCTGATCGGCGAGCTGAAGAACGACTACACGATCGTCATCGTCACGCACAACATGCAGCAGGCATCACGCGTCAGCGAGAAGACCGCTTTCTTCAATATCGCGGGCACCGGCAAGCCCGGAAAGCTCATCGAATACAACGACACGTCGGCGATCTTCACGACTCCCGCTGTGCAGGCCACCGAAGACTACGTCTCGGGCCGCTTCGGATAA
- the pstA gene encoding phosphate ABC transporter permease PstA: MSTVTATASPVKSVNSLTSGKLPRSVPWTVLGASWLIMFAVFAILNAGQPIKNFNIAAAVFLGTLLFVIAIGVLSSIVEGRRKAADRVITAVVSAAFIVALLPLISLLYTVVVEGVQRFDIEFFSSSMRNVVGAGGGAIHAIYGTLLITAATTVISVPIGLMTSIYLVEYSTGSRLSRAITFFVDVMTGIPSIVAGLFAYAVFALFFGPGISMGIIGAIALSVLMIPVVVRSSEEMLRLVPNELREAAYALGVPKWLTILKVVIPTSIAGITTGIMLAIARVIGETAPLLLTAGYTQSLNLNLFDGNMMTLPVYVYNQYANQGTTPDDSVARAWAGALTLILIVMVLNLAARMIAKLFSPKTGRR, from the coding sequence ATGTCGACTGTTACAGCCACCGCTTCTCCCGTGAAGTCGGTGAACTCCCTCACAAGCGGCAAGCTGCCGCGATCTGTGCCGTGGACGGTGCTCGGCGCATCGTGGCTCATCATGTTCGCAGTCTTCGCGATCTTGAACGCCGGTCAGCCGATCAAGAACTTCAATATCGCGGCCGCGGTGTTCCTCGGCACCCTGCTGTTCGTCATCGCCATCGGCGTACTCTCGAGCATCGTCGAAGGCCGTCGCAAAGCGGCAGACCGGGTCATCACAGCAGTCGTCTCGGCAGCGTTCATCGTCGCTCTGCTGCCGCTCATCTCGCTGCTCTACACCGTCGTGGTCGAAGGCGTGCAGCGCTTTGATATCGAGTTCTTCAGCTCCAGCATGCGGAACGTCGTGGGCGCCGGCGGCGGCGCGATCCACGCCATCTACGGCACGCTGCTCATCACGGCCGCAACAACTGTGATCTCGGTACCGATCGGGCTCATGACGTCGATCTATCTCGTCGAGTACTCCACCGGCAGCCGGCTCTCGCGGGCCATCACCTTCTTCGTCGATGTGATGACCGGCATCCCCTCGATCGTTGCGGGTCTGTTCGCCTATGCAGTCTTCGCGCTGTTCTTCGGTCCGGGTATCTCAATGGGCATCATCGGCGCCATCGCCTTGAGCGTGCTCATGATTCCCGTTGTCGTTCGGTCATCTGAAGAGATGCTGCGTCTCGTGCCCAACGAACTCCGTGAAGCCGCCTACGCGCTAGGCGTGCCGAAGTGGCTCACGATCCTCAAGGTGGTGATCCCGACATCGATCGCCGGAATCACCACGGGTATCATGCTTGCCATCGCGCGTGTCATCGGTGAGACTGCTCCCCTGCTTCTTACAGCGGGCTACACGCAGAGCCTCAACCTCAACCTTTTCGATGGCAACATGATGACCCTGCCGGTGTACGTGTACAACCAGTACGCGAACCAGGGCACGACCCCGGACGATTCCGTCGCCCGCGCATGGGCCGGCGCTCTCACCCTTATTCTCATCGTCATGGTGTTGAACCTGGCTGCGCGAATGATCGCGAAGCTGTTCTCCCCCAAGACCGGCCGTCGCTGA
- the pstC gene encoding phosphate ABC transporter permease subunit PstC codes for MTTAKDTKPRSKPKAPRRPGDLVFSGTAVAAGITILVVLAAVTVFLVAESIPAFTGDPEANPILKGESFWAYVGPFVFGTIWASILALIIAAPLAIGIALFISHYAPRRIASFLGYIIDLLAAVPSVVFGLWGGVTFAGLIQPFYAWLNEYLGWIPLFGGQVSATGRTILTAALVLAIMVLPIMTAICREVFLQTPKLHEEAALALGATRWEMIRMAVLPFARGGMVSAAMLALGRALGETMAVTMVLSVSGAVTFELITATNPTTIPANIALSFPEAYGDGVSVLIATGLVLFVLTFAVNALARWIVNRRSEFSGAN; via the coding sequence ATGACTACGGCGAAGGACACCAAGCCGCGCAGTAAACCGAAGGCACCCCGGCGGCCTGGCGATCTCGTCTTTTCCGGCACCGCTGTCGCCGCCGGAATCACGATCCTCGTCGTACTCGCGGCCGTAACCGTCTTTCTCGTAGCCGAGAGCATTCCGGCGTTCACGGGTGACCCCGAGGCAAACCCGATCCTTAAGGGCGAATCGTTCTGGGCCTATGTTGGCCCGTTCGTCTTCGGCACCATCTGGGCGTCGATCCTCGCGCTCATCATCGCCGCTCCGCTCGCTATCGGCATCGCACTCTTCATCTCGCACTACGCGCCGCGCCGTATCGCGTCGTTCCTCGGCTACATCATCGACCTGCTCGCTGCTGTGCCGTCTGTGGTCTTCGGCCTCTGGGGCGGCGTTACCTTCGCTGGACTCATTCAGCCCTTCTACGCATGGCTGAACGAATATCTCGGCTGGATTCCGCTCTTCGGCGGCCAAGTATCCGCAACGGGTCGCACCATCCTCACCGCCGCCCTCGTGCTCGCGATCATGGTCTTGCCGATCATGACGGCCATCTGCCGTGAGGTCTTCCTGCAAACCCCGAAGCTTCACGAAGAGGCAGCACTAGCGCTGGGAGCCACCCGCTGGGAGATGATCCGCATGGCCGTGCTCCCCTTCGCCCGCGGCGGTATGGTCTCGGCCGCGATGCTCGCCCTCGGACGCGCCCTCGGAGAGACGATGGCCGTCACGATGGTGCTCTCGGTGTCCGGTGCTGTGACATTCGAGCTCATTACGGCTACGAACCCGACCACGATCCCCGCAAATATCGCGCTCTCCTTCCCTGAGGCGTACGGCGATGGCGTGAGCGTGTTGATCGCGACCGGCCTTGTGCTCTTCGTGCTCACGTTCGCGGTCAACGCGCTTGCCCGTTGGATTGTCAACCGCCGTTCCGAATTCTCGGGAGCAAACTGA
- a CDS encoding phosphate ABC transporter substrate-binding protein PstS — MKINRIAQVGALAAVAALALAGCAANEGGTATDTESASTLSGTLSATGASSQTAAQEAWVAAFQTANPDVTINYEPTGSGTGRENFIAGASNFIGSDRAFNDEEIAAGGFASCADDGAAGIVELPLYISPIAIIFNLDGIDSLDLDAKTVAGIFAGTITNWNDAAIADLNPGVDLPDLAISPVHRSDDSGTTENFTDYLNVVAPDVWSYEADGEWPLDSGEAAQGTSGVVAAVTGGQGTIGYADASQAGDLGTVAIEVGGEFVSYSPEAAAALVDASPEVEGRTDGDIAIELDRTTDEAGVYPIALVSYLIGCVEYEDSNVADLVSQYFSYIASPEGQDAAASNAGSAPISDSLRTQVESAIALIK, encoded by the coding sequence GTGAAGATCAACCGCATCGCCCAGGTGGGCGCCCTCGCCGCTGTCGCGGCTCTCGCTCTCGCCGGCTGCGCCGCAAACGAAGGTGGCACCGCCACTGACACCGAAAGCGCATCGACGCTCTCGGGCACCCTTTCCGCAACGGGAGCCTCGTCACAGACGGCAGCCCAGGAAGCATGGGTCGCCGCATTCCAGACGGCAAACCCCGACGTCACGATCAACTACGAGCCCACCGGTTCGGGAACAGGCCGCGAGAACTTCATCGCCGGCGCCAGCAACTTCATCGGTTCTGACCGTGCGTTCAACGACGAGGAGATCGCCGCTGGCGGCTTCGCCTCGTGCGCAGATGACGGCGCCGCTGGAATCGTCGAGCTGCCGCTCTACATCTCGCCGATCGCGATCATCTTCAACCTCGACGGCATCGACTCGCTCGACCTCGACGCCAAGACGGTCGCTGGCATCTTCGCCGGAACGATCACCAACTGGAATGACGCGGCTATCGCCGACCTCAACCCGGGTGTTGACCTTCCCGACCTCGCGATCTCGCCCGTGCACCGCTCGGACGACTCGGGTACCACCGAGAACTTCACCGACTACCTCAACGTTGTCGCACCCGACGTGTGGAGCTACGAGGCTGACGGCGAATGGCCGCTCGATTCCGGTGAAGCCGCACAGGGCACCTCCGGTGTCGTTGCTGCTGTGACCGGCGGTCAGGGCACCATTGGTTACGCCGACGCTTCGCAGGCCGGCGACCTCGGCACCGTTGCTATCGAGGTCGGTGGAGAGTTCGTCTCTTACTCGCCCGAAGCTGCTGCGGCGCTCGTTGACGCTTCTCCCGAGGTTGAGGGTCGCACCGACGGCGACATCGCCATCGAGCTCGACCGCACCACCGACGAGGCTGGCGTTTACCCGATCGCTCTCGTGAGCTACCTCATCGGTTGCGTCGAGTACGAAGACTCCAACGTCGCTGACCTCGTGTCGCAGTACTTCTCCTACATCGCAAGCCCCGAGGGTCAGGATGCCGCAGCGTCGAACGCTGGTTCGGCTCCGATCTCCGACAGCCTGCGTACCCAGGTTGAGTCCGCGATCGCGCTGATCAAGTAA